A genomic region of Rhipicephalus sanguineus isolate Rsan-2018 chromosome 1, BIME_Rsan_1.4, whole genome shotgun sequence contains the following coding sequences:
- the LOC119382992 gene encoding sorcin, protein MSSCPGSDYERYLVDVFLEADKDASGFLDVHQLRAALYETVAYPRYRAFSLKTTSLLMAVVNLNNQGFLTMQQFFWLHQTVYRFWKAFRKYDLDNCGWIWHTDVRAVMACIRLQVTDDQMEEVLGLIEHRTWVSLEEYVQLCSISILSRYNI, encoded by the coding sequence ATGTCAAGTTGTCCTGGAAGCGACTACGAGCGGTACTTGGTGGACGTCTTTTTGGAGGCGGACAAAGATGCTTCAGGCTTCCTCGACGTGCACCAGCTCCGCGCTGCCCTGTATGAAACCGTAGCCTACCCACGCTACCGCGCTTTCTCTCTGAAGACCACAAGTCTGCTGATGGCCGTGGTCAACCTAAACAACCAGGGCTTCTTGACCATGCAGCAGTTCTTTTGGCTGCATCAGACAGTTTACCGCTTCTGGAAGGCCTTCCGGAAGTACGACCTCGACAACTGTGGCTGGATTTGGCACACCGACGTCCGCGCTGTCATGGCGTGCATCCGCCTCCAAGTCACGGATGACCAAATGGAGGAGGTGTTGGGCTTGATCGAGCACCGAACCTGGGTCTCCCTGGAAGAATATGTTCAACTCTGCTCCATTTCCATTCTCAGTCGCTACAACATTTAA